One Globicephala melas chromosome 4, mGloMel1.2, whole genome shotgun sequence genomic window carries:
- the TRIM59 gene encoding tripartite motif-containing protein 59, with protein MHNFEDELTCPICYSIFEDPRVLPCSHTFCRNCLENVLQASGNFYIWRPLRIPLKCPNCRSIIEIAPTGIESLPVNFALRAIIEKYQQEDHPDIVTCPEHYRQPLNVYCLLDKKLVCGHCLTIGQHHGHPIDDLQSAYMKEKDTPEKLLQQLTDTHWADLTRLIEKMEEQKSLSEKMVQGDKEVVLQYFKELSDTLEQKKNFFLTALCDVGNLINLEYTPQIERMKEIREQQRELVTLTTSLQEEPPLKFLEKVDDVRQRVQVLKQRPLPEVQPVEIYPQVSQVLKEEWSRTEIGQIKKLLIPEMKISSKRMPCSWPDKEEKEVEFLKILNIVIVTLISVMLTLILFFNQHIMTFLNEITSICFSEASLSVYQSLCKNVHDLKNLLCHTLYLLKEFMWKIIC; from the coding sequence ATGCACAATTTTGAGGATGAGTTAACATGTCCTATTTGTTACAGTATTTTTGAAGATCCTCGTGTACTACCATGCTCTCATACATTTTGTAGAAATTGCTTGGAAAATGTTCTACAGGCATCTGGTAACTTTTATATATGGAGACCTTTACGCATTCCACTCAAGTGCCCTAACTGCAGAAGTATTATTGAAATTGCTCCAACTGGTATTGAGTCTTTACCTGTTAATTTTGCGTTAAGGGCTATTATTGAAAAGTACCAGCAAGAAGACCATCCAGATATTGTCACCTGCCCTGAACATTACAGGCAGCCGTTAAATGTTTACTGTCTCCTGGATAAAAAATTAGTTTGTGGTCATTGCCTTACCATAGGTCAACATCATGGTCATCCTATAGATGACCTTCAAAGTGCCTATATGAAAGAAAAGGACACGCCTGAAAAACTACTTCAACAGTTAACTGACACACACTGGGCAGATCTTACCCGTCTTATTGAAAAGATGGAAGAACAAAAATCTCTTTCAGAGAAAATGGTCCAAGGTGATAAGGAAGTTGTTCTCCAGTATTTTAAGGAGCTTAGTGATacattagaacaaaaaaaaaattttttcctaactGCTCTTTGTGATGTTGGCAATCTGATTAATCTAGAATATACTCCACAaattgaaagaatgaaagaaataagagagcAGCAGCGTGAATTAGTGACACTGACAACATCTTTACAAGAAGAGCCTCCACTTAAATTTCTTGAAAAAGTTGATGATGTCCGCCAACGTGTGCAGGTCTTGAAACAAAGACCACTCCCTGAGGTCCAGCCTGTTGAAATTTATCCTCAAGTAAGCCAAGTactgaaagaagaatggagcAGAACAGAAATTGGACAGATTAAGAAACTTCTCAttcctgaaatgaaaatttcttcaAAAAGGATGCCATGTTCTTGGCCTgataaggaggaaaaagaagttgaatttttaaagattctaaacATTGTTATAGTTACACTAATTTCAGTGATGCTGACGCTGATCCTCTTTTTTAACCAACACATAATGacctttttaaatgaaatcaccTCAATATGTTTTTCTGAAGCCTCTCTATCTGTTTACCAAAGTTTATGTAAGAATGTGCATGATTTAAAGAATCTACTGTGTCACACTTTATATTTACTGAAGGAATTCATGTGGAAAATAATTTGTTGA